The Centroberyx gerrardi isolate f3 chromosome 8, fCenGer3.hap1.cur.20231027, whole genome shotgun sequence genomic sequence ctttatcCGTCTCAGATGACCCAGCTTTCTGTCTCCCAGCATAGGAGTCAGCTAGTTCCTTCAATGTAAAGTTCACAAGTAGATAATCCTTTGAGGATTTTCTTTTACAAATGggacagtttttgtttttagtttgttcCCAGAATTGTTTCAGGCAGCTGGAacagaagctgtggctgcaGCTCAGAGACACAGGATCTCTGAAAGTCTCTGAACACACATGGCAACTCAAGTAACTTTCAACAAGAGCAATTTTCTCAGCCATTTGCTTTGATATCTGAATTATCTTTTTCAATAGCAAGACTCACCAAATCACATTCACTTCAACTTGCTGCTTACAATCCTCCAAACGTGTGTTTTTCAGTAGAGATCTCACACCCTGTAATGGCGTCTCCGCTCTGTTCAACAATGTCAAAATCTACTTTCAATTTCATTTACCTCTGTCATGAGTTAACTGTTACAGTAATGGTGGGAAATGCTGCCATCTGACTTTATTACCAGCAGGTGGTGCTGTTAGCGTGATACCTTTCAGAGTTAAACATGTTATTGTGTACCTTGTTTATGTATATTAACTGTTTGACTGCTAAGGCTCATTCctacaaagacaaaaaataaataaaaggaagaaagatcCTATTTTTGATGATACCTCAGGAAAACAACTGCACCATAACAGTAACAAAGACAAAATTAATGTAAGGAAAgtgttgttgaattatttactttactaactttacatttcaaGTGTTTGGAACTGTTGTCAAAGCACAAATTCATGAAACATCAGTACCTTGGCCAAAGACAGTGAAAAGGAGCATAAACTGAGGtgaatttgtttatttacacataAAGTATAATACATATAACAGAGAAGTGACTCACAGTTTCTGGTTGGCAGTGagtgatgcagcagcagcctcatcAGACACAGTATAGAAAATACCAACAGAAATGACCAAAGTGGATTCTGAACTTTTAATTTCAATGTGTAATGTTGTACTAATGCTGTATATGTTTCTTCACTTTGTGTGCAGCCTAACCTAAATGTTTCCCTATATGGAAATAACAAGGAGAGGTTAGTGTGTGTCCCTTGCTTCTTTCATactgtctaaataaaaaataaaaatgctacagctaataaaaaatactatgaacaaaaacaaagagatgTTGGTGCTTCAGTCCTACTGCAACACACTGAGGAGTGAACAGTTGGCAGCCCACACTAAGCCGgttttacaacatttttactTTTCACCAACTGTAAACAGGTATGATATTCTTCTAATTCATCACCATGACTATAGGCTTATTTAATCCATAACATGTAGTTATTGGTCAAACCTTTTACTTTCGCCTTCATTTGACCTTCCCTATCTGGTAAACCTTGCTGGTGTTATTCATTGCAATGCTGAATTACTAAGAATTAGGAGAGCTTGGAATAATAAGTTTCAGTTTGCATTAAGTGTTCAGGTGGTTCAGAGAGCCTTGCCTGCTAAACCTACTTCCATTTTATTTGGcaagcattttaaaaacaaggAGCCAAATTCAGTTCTAGACCTGAATCCTGATCTGTTTCCTTTtaatttttcctttctttttttgtctccccTACACGTCTTATTATTGGATTAATATTCCTTTTaaacaaatagaaaataaacagattAAATTATCCAATCATCCAAATTctgttttaaaaacaaacaacacatgtGCTATCAATATCCTACAGGTGTTTTaaatataggcctacagtaGATATCACAGCAATTTCAACCACAAATAAACACTATCAGTGGCTTTTCTTATCTTCTCTTACCACTATTAATGGACCAGTGCTACTCATTATCAAGCCagctgaattaaaaaaacaacaacaaacttcTGGTTTCAGCTTTCAAAGTTAAAGAAAACTACAATAAAAAGTAAGACTTCCGGtaataactttcaaaataaaaggctTATCGTTATAATGGATATATTTTTAGAGGAATCTGTAGTAAATAAACAtgcaattgttgtttttttccaaaatgtcttTTTCACAGCATATATTCATAGACAATGATGTAACCCACCTAAagtcagtttacccaccttctCAGTCAGCAATCTTTCATATAAAATCataatataaatatactgtatatcatagtaagtaccatcaaactgatgtaaattatatgagCATATAGTTAATTAAGTCTATTAAAGTCTATGCTTTTCTGagaatattatttatttttaactgtattggtggttgtttgcctcttgatctgactggaggtcatagtttacccacctttttatttatcactacatcactgcatatATAGGCCTCTGCAAGACGCCATATTGTGctgccaaaaatacacaaagtcAGAATCAGTCAGAAAACATATTCCACAGACTATACCGAAAACTTGGTTTCACAGGTTAAACCAACAGCCTCACAGAACTGAAATACTCACCAGAACATCCAGGAATATTAAACACTAAAACCGATGACTGATGatggaaacaagaaaaacaacttttttttgtttttgtaatactttattttttactgcttttccattacaaaaaaaacacatacacataaaggaggaaagaaaaaaaaggtctgGGTTGCACCTTCTTCACAAGGCCTACTTATTCCTGTGACATTCAGTGGTTCATTCTCTTGTCTTGTCGTTGACATGTAAACATTGTCcatttcctccatttctcttgACATCGTTCCTCTTGAACTCTTATCCTATGAGTTAACTGTTCCATATCAtatatttcattcacaattttcAGCCATCCATCTTGTGTTGGCGGTTCTGCCGTGTACCATCTCTTCGTAATGGCCTTTTTACAAGCTGCCAACAAGACTTTCAGCAAGTATCTGTCTTCTCTTAACACAATATCTCCTGTCATATTACCAAAGTACAGTACTATACATGGCCTAGGTATATCATAGCCCAGAATTTTGATAATATCCATATGAACATTTTCCCAAAACTGTACAATTTTAGATCAAAGCCAAAATACATGGGAATGGTCTACATTTATTGTCCCACATCGTCTCCAACATGGTTGTGCTATAGACATGTATTTGCTCTTAATTTTGGGTGTAATAAAGAATCTAATTACATTCTTCCAACAGAGTTCTCTCCAAGTACGTGAGGATGTTGTAGACTGTTGTGTTCTCCAAATATGCAACCATTCATCTTCTGCAATATTCACACCTAATTCTTTTTCCCATTTCAGCTTTACATATAATGTtgtgtttcctcttctctccattaGGTGCTGATATAAtgtagttattattattctatattTCTTTGAATTGTAAACTCGAATTATGGTTCTAATTATTCCATTTTTATCTAAATTTACATTGtgctttatttctctgtcatAAAAGTCCCTTAATTGCAAATATCTGAAGTGGTCCTGGTTGTTTAATGTATATTGTTGTTTCAGCTGCTGGAAACTCATAACATTCCCATCTTTTTATTACTGGGCTTTGCTCAGTATCGCACTTGTTCTTATCTTATCTCGTCCCCATTTCCCCTTCTTCGGTGAGACTGTCCATAAAAGATTTCActgctgatgaggtgaatcattTATTATTCGGCTTTGCGTCAGGTGACAACAAACATCCATGATAATAAAGTAGCACATCTTTAGCTTCACGCTGttacaaaatacacattttctttattcattaaatcattaatcattaatctttgtaaatgaattcttcattttaagATAGTAATGTTTCCCAGTTTACCCTACCTCTGAATAGATGAGAtgtgtcaccctgccttaaagagctacTAACACTAAAGAAAATTAATTAGTTTGGGTTTACATGCAGAGTTCTAGTGTCCCAtcgtggtctaaatgctgtttcagagacttttctaccctgacaagaataacattttggGGGAATCACTGAGTCcttaattttttaaaaagaaaatggacaATTTAAAGATGTTCAATATTGGcataaaatattggctatcggcgacttcaatctaaaaatattagTATTGGCTTTCCAAAACCTGTATCGGTCAAACCCAACATCAACCCATGATATTTTAGACATGGACAGGTAAAATCTCAAATGAGAAAACCCACagtttacacatacacatacacacgcacaccacacacacacacacacacacacacacacacacacaaatacacatctaACTAACATCCCTTAATATCACAGAGAAACCTCAGCTTGACAGACTTTGATATCAATGGTCTCTGCATCACCAGCCTTTACAACATAGAAATatgggtagagtttctcagtgaaaGTGTCTCTGTGAGTGTAGATCTGAGTCTTGTCCTCAGAGTCGTAGAAGGACAGATCCCCCCTGTCATAGTCCAGCTGGACTCTGATCCTCTGGAGACTCTTCTTCACTGTGACGGTCTCACCAAGCCCATTAGTGTATTTTCCACTGCGATGCACTAAACACCAGATTCCATATTCTGGTGTGGCATATCGCTTCCCCTTCCTGTCAATTGACTCTTTTGCCAAACCAACATTCCAGCCAGGATGatctcccacctccacctcccagctGTGTTTCCCTGAGCTGAAGCCCTCAGAGCCCAGAACAGTGACACCGTAACTGTGTCTCTCTGGGTTGTCAGGGAGCTGCTTTGTGTCTCCACATCTCACACTGGTCAGGTCatcagacagatagagacagggGTTTGCAGTGTTTGGATCCAGAATGACAGGACTGAACTTGACCTTCCCCTTCATCTTCTCCCAGACTCTGAAGGacaggttgcccaggtgtttggccacATCTATCAGCGCTCCTGAGACCAGTTGTGGATCTGACAGTGAGCACTGGGCTCTGGCGCTGGTCTGAGTGGGTTTATAACTGGTGAGGAATGGCACATTGTGTTTCTGCAGGTCTTCTTCAACAGCAGAGAtactgtctgagagagaggagatcttCTCCTGAATGATCTTCATCTCTCTGGTGATAGTCTTccccttctgctcctcttcctccctcagagcCTCCAgtctggcctcctcttcctctttcaggaACTGGTGGAGCTTGTTGAACTCTGCTctgatctgcctctctgtggccACCAGCTGTTTCTTGGAGTGTTGAACCACTTTGTTGTATGTCTCCTCAACCTCTTTGTATTTGTTCCTCTTGTCCTGCAGAGACTTTAAGTCAGATTTCAGCTCCTCCTTCAGGTCACTGACTGCTTCTTCTATAGGAACCACCTTGTGACCGTGGTGGAGAGGGAACtcacagacaggacacacagctCTCTGCTCGTCCTTACAGAACCATTTAGGCACTTCTGGATGTTTACTACACACCAcctccactttctcctctcctttatctGTCTCAGATGACCCAGCTTTCTGTCTCCCAGCATAGTCAGCTAGTTCCTTCAGTGTAAAGTTCACTTCTGGATCTTCCTTGGAGGATTTTCTCTTACAAAAaggacagtttttgtttttagcttgttCCCAGAATTGTTTCAGGCAGCTGGAACAGAAGCTGTGGCCGCAGCCCAGAGACACAGGATCTCTGAAAGTCTCTGAACACACATGGCAACTCAGGAAACTTTCAAAACAAGCAGTTTTCTCAGCCATTTGCTTTGGTATCCAAAATATCTTTCAATAGCAAGACTCACCAAATCACATTCACTTCAACTTGCTGCTTACAATCCTCCAAATATACGTTTTTCAGTAGAGATCTCACACCCTGTAATGGCGTCTCCGCTCTGTTCAACAATGTCAAAATCtactttcagtttcatttaccTCTGTCATGAGTTAACTGTTACAGTAATGGTGGGAAATGCTGCCATCTGACTTTATTACCAGCAGGTGGTGTTGTTAGCGTGATACCTTTCAGAGTTAAACATGTTATTGTGTACCTTGTTTATGTATATTAACTGTTTGACTGGTAAGGCTCATTCctacaaagacaaaaaataaataaaaggaagaaagattcTATTTTTGATGATACCTCAGGAAAACAACTGCACCATAACAGTAACAAGGACAAGATTAATGTAAGGAAAgtgttgttgaattatttactttactaactttacatttcaaGTGTTTGGAACTGTTGTCAAAGCACAATTTCATGAAATATCAGTACCTTGGCCAAAGACAATAAAAAGGAGCATAAACTGAGGtgaatttgtttatttacacataAAGTATAATACATATAACAGAGAAGTGAGTCACAGTTTCTGGTTGGCAGTGAGTGATGTAGCAGCAGCCTCATCAGACACAGTATAGAAAATACCAACAGAAATGACCAAAGTGGATTCTGAACTTCTAATCTCAATGTGTAATGTTGTACTAATGCTGTATATGTTTCTTCACTTTGTGTGCAGCCTAACCTAAATGTTTCCCTATATGGAAATAACAAGGAGAGGTTAGTGTGTGTCCCTTGCTTCTTTCATactgtctaaataaaaaataaaaatgctacagctaataaaaaatactatgaacaaaaacaaagagatgTTGGTGCTTCAGTCCTACTGCAACACACTGAGGAGTGAACAGTTGGCAGCCCACACTAAGCCGgttttacaacatttttactTTTCACCAACTGTAAACAGGTATGATATTCTTCTAATTCTTCAGCATGACTATAGGCTTATTTAATCCATAACATGTAGCTCAAACCTTTTCGCCTTCATTTGACCTTCCCTATCTGGTAAACCGTGCTGATGTTATTCATTGCAATGCTGAATTACTAAGAATTAGGAGAGCTTGGAATAATACATTTCAGTTTGCATTAAGTGTTCAGGCGGTTCAGAGAGCCTTGCCTGCTAAACCTACTTCCATTTTATTTGGcaagcattttaaaaacagcaagGAGCCAAATTCAGTTCTACTGCTGTAGTAGACGTTTAATCTTGAATTGTGTCCTTTTAGTTTTTCCTATTAGTTTTTTGGTCTCCCCTACACGTTTTATTAATTTGTATTATTGGattaatttttcttttaaacaaacagaaaagaaacagattCAATTATccaatttaaattctgttttaaaaaCAACTCATAAATGTGCTATCAATATCCTACAGGTGTTttgaatatacagtagatatcaCAGCAATTTCAaccacaaataaaaaatatcagtgGCATATGAATgagtttgtttcttttcttttcttattctGAGTTAATCTTCTCTTCCCACTATATATATGGACCAGTGCTACTCATTGTCAAGCTAGCctgaataaataatacaaaaagaacTCCCGTTTCAGCtttcaaagtaaaagaaaaCTACAATAAAAAGTATGACTTCCGGtaataactttcaaaataaaaggatTATCAATGAACACGTGTTGCAGTGTTTTGTGAATAATATAAAGCGTCAGAGTGAAAATAATGGATATAGCCTATTTTAGGAGGAATCTGTAGTAAATTAAAatgcagttgttgttttttcccaaaTGTCTTTTTCACAGCATATATTCATAGTAATAtagacagtgatgtagtggaggataaacccacctaaattcagtttacccatctttatatttgtggaatagagtttacccaccttctcagtgagaaatctttcatataaaatcataatataaatatatatcataataagtagcatcaaactgatgtacaTTATATGAGCATATAGTTAATTAAGTCTATTTAAGTctatgcttttctgaaaatatgatttatttttaactgtattggtggttgtttgcctcttGATCTGACTGGaggtttacccacctttttatttatcactacatcactgcatatATAGGCCTCTGCAAGATGCCATATTGTGctgccaaaaatacacaaagtcAGAATCAGTCAGAAAACATATGTTTttgtaatactttatttttactgcttttccattacaaaaaaaacacatacacataaaggaggaaagaaaaaaaaggtctgGGTTGCACCTTCTTCACAAGGCCTACTTATTCCTGTGACATTCAGTGGTTCATTCTCTTGTCTTGTCGTTGACATGTAAACATTGTCcatttcctccatttctcttgACATCGTTCCTCTTGAACTCTTATCCTATGAGTTAACTGTTCCATATCAtatatttcattcacaattttcAGCCATCCATCTTGTGTTGGCGGTTCTGCCGTGTACCATCTCTTCGTAATGGCCTTTTTACAAGCTGCCAACAAGACTTTCAGCAAATATCTGTCTTCTCTTAACACAATATCTCCTGTCATATTACCAAAGTACAGTACTATACATGGCCTAGGTATATCATAGCCCAGAATTTTGATAATATCCATATGAACATTTTCCCAAAACTGTACAATTTTAGATCAAAGCCAAAATACATGGGAATGGTCTACATTTATTGGCCCACATCGTCTCCAACATGGTTGTGCTATAGACATGTATTTGCTCTTAATTTTGGGTGTAATAAAGAATCTAATTACATTCTTCCAACAGAGTTCTCTCCAAGTACGTGAGGATGTTGTAGACTGTTGTGTTCTCCAAATATGCAACCATTCATCTTCTGCAATATTCACACCTAATTCTTTTTCCCATTTCAGCTTTACATATAATGTtgtgtttcctcttctctccattaGGTGCTGATATAAtgtagttattattattctatattTCTTTGAATTGTAAACTCGAATTATGGTTCTAATTATTCCATTTTTATCTAAATTTACATTGtgctttatttctctgtcatAAAAGTCCCTTAATTGCAAATATCTGAAGTGGTCCTGGTTGTTTAATGTATATTGTTGTTTCAGCTGCTGGAAACTCATAACATTCCCATCTTTTTATTACTGGGCTTTGCTCAGTATCGCACTTGTTCTTATCTTATCTCGTCCCCATTTCCCCTTCTTCGGTGAGACTGTCCATAAAAGATTTCActgctgatgaggtgaatcattTATTATTCGGCTTTGCGTCAGGTGACAACAAACATCCATGATAATAAAGTAGCACATCTTTAGCTTCACGCTGttacaaaatacacattttctttattcattaaatcattaatcattaatctttgtaaatgaattcttcattttaagATAGTAATGTTTCCCAGTTTACCCTACCTCTGAATAGATGAGAtgtgtcaccctgccttaaagagctacTAACACTAAAGAAAATTAATTAGTTTGGGTTTACATGCAGAGTTCTAGTGTCCCAtcgtggtctaaatgctgtttcagagacttttctaccctgacaagaataacattttggGGGAATCACTGAGTCcttaattttttaaaaagaaaatggacaATTTAAAGATGTTCAATATTGGcataaaatattggctatcggcgacttcaatctaaaaatattagTATTGGCTTTCCAAAACCTGTATCGGTCAAACCCAACATCAACCCATGATATTTTAGACATGGACAGGTAAAATCTCAAATGAGAAAACCCACagtttacacatacacatacacacgcacaccacacacacacacacacacacacacacacacacacaaatacacatctaACTAACATCCCTTAATATCACAGAGAAACCTCAGCTTGACAGACTTTGATATCAATGGTCTCTGCATCACCAGCCTTTACAACATAGAAATatgggtagagtttctcagtgaaaGTGTCTCTGTGAGTGTAGATCTGAGTCTTGTCCTCAGAGTCGTAGAAGGACAGATCCCCCCTGTCATAGTCCAGCTGGACTCTGATCCTCTGGAGACTCTTCTTCACTGTGACGGTCTCACCAAGCCCATTAGTGTATTTTCCACTGCGATGCACTAAACACCAGATTCCATATTCTGGTGTGGCATATCGCTTCCCCTTCCTGTCAATTGACTCTTTTGCCAAACCAACATTCCAGCCAGGATGatctcccacctccacctcccagctGTGTTTCCCTGAGCTGAAGCCCTCAGAGCCCAGAACAGTGACACCGTAACTGTGTCTCTCTGGGTTGTCAGGGAGCTGCTTTGTGTCTCCACATCTCACACTGGTCAGGTCatcagacagatagagacagggGTTTGCAGTGTTTGGATCCAGAATGACAGGACTGAACTTGACCTTCCCCTTCATCTTCTCCCAGACTCTGAAGGacaggttgcccaggtgtttggccacATCTATCAGCGCTCCTGAGACCAGTTGTGGATCTGACAGTGAGCACTGGGCTCTGGCGCTGGTCTGAGTGGGTTTATAACTGGTGAGGAATGGCACATTGTGTTTCTGCAGGTCTTCTTCAACAGCAGAGAtactgtctgagagagaggagatcttCTCCTGAATGATCTTCATCTCTCTGGTGATAGTCTTccccttctgctcctcttcctccctcagagcCTCCAgtctggcctcctcttcctctttcaggaACTGGTGGAGCTTGTTGAACTCTGCTctgatctgcctctctgtggccACCAGCTGTTTCTTGGAGTGTTGAACCACTTTGTTGTATGTCTCCTCAACCTCTTTGTATTTGTTCCTCTTGTCCTGCAGAGACTTTAAGTCAGATTTCAGCTCCTCCTTCAGGTCACTGACTGCTTCTTCTATAGGAACCACCTTGTGACCGTGGTGGAGAGGGAACtcacagacaggacacacagctCTCTGCTCGTCCTTACAGAACCATTTAGGCACTTCTGGATGTTTACTACACACCAcctccactttctcctctcctttatctGTCTCAGATGACCCAGCTTTCTGTCTCCCAGCATAGTCAGCTAGTTCCTTCAGTGTAAAGTTCACTTCTGGATCTTCCTTGGAGGATTTTCTCTTACAAAAaggacagtttttgtttttagcttgttCCCAGAATTGTTTCAGGCAGCTGGAACAGAAGCTGTGGCCGCAGCCCAGAGACACAGGATCTCTGAAAGTCTCTGAACACACATGGCAACTCAGGAAACTTTCAAAACAAGCAGTTTTCTCAGCCATTTGCTTTGGTATCCAAAATATCTTTCAATAGCAAGACTCACCAAATCACATTCACTTCAACTTGCTGCTTACAATCCTCCAAATATACGTTTTTCAGTAGAGATCTCACACCCTGTAATGGCGTCTCCGCTCTGTTCAACAATGTCAAAATCtactttcagtttcatttaccTCTGTCATGAGTTAACTGTTACAGTAATGGTGGGAAATGCTGCCATCTGACTTTATTACCAGCAGGTGGTGTTGTTAGCGTGATACCTTTCAGAGTTAAACATGTTATTGTGTACCTTGTTTATGTATATTAACTGTTTGACTGGTAAGGCTCATTCctacaaagacaaaaaataaataaaaggaagaaagattcTATTTTTGATGATACCTCAGGAAAACAACTGCACCATAACAGTAACAAGGACAAGATTAATGTA encodes the following:
- the LOC144539617 gene encoding nuclear factor 7, ovary-like, whose translation is MAEKTACFESFLSCHVCSETFRDPVSLGCGHSFCSSCLKQFWEQAKNKNCPFCKRKSSKEDPEVNFTLKELADYAGRQKAGSSETDKGEEKVEVVCSKHPEVPKWFCKDEQRAVCPVCEFPLHHGHKVVPIEEAVSDLKEELKSDLKSLQDKRNKYKEVEETYNKVVQHSKKQLVATERQIRAEFNKLHQFLKEEEEARLEALREEEEQKGKTITREMKIIQEKISSLSDSISAVEEDLQKHNVPFLTSYKPTQTSARAQCSLSDPQLVSGALIDVAKHLGNLSFRVWEKMKGKVKFSPVILDPNTANPCLYLSDDLTSVRCGDTKQLPDNPERHSYGVTVLGSEGFSSGKHSWEVEVGDHPGWNVGLAKESIDRKGKRYATPEYGIWCLVHRSGKYTNGLGETVTVKKSLQRIRVQLDYDRGDLSFYDSEDKTQIYTHRDTFTEKLYPYFYVVKAGDAETIDIKVCQAEVSL